The Primulina tabacum isolate GXHZ01 chromosome 10, ASM2559414v2, whole genome shotgun sequence region TACTTTTTTACTTGAGCTTTCCAGATGATAATGAGTTCGAGGAAGTAAATATCGCGAGGTCAAATGATTTCTACCAGTCGCATGACTCGGAAGGTAGTTCTAATTGGTGAAATCAAGAATCCAATAAGAAACAGCTGATATCTTGTTTAAGGGAGGATGGCCCTAAACACTCCCATCCGCTGCATTGTGGTGGCCATTGTTTTTGCAGTATGCTATCAGATTTGATATAAAGTTGTATTTGGAAAGATAAATTTCATTTGATTTGAGGGATTCATTGTCAGATTTCATTTGACAATAAAGTTTAAACCTGATTTGACAATAAAGTTTAAATTTCATTCGCTTGAACTGCTTCGGTGACTATCAGATTTCATTTTTTACATTTGCATAAATAAATTGTTGAGAAATTCGTCTTGATGACTATGGCATTTATTTACATaaatggtttttttttaaatttaaaaataataataaatttcaaaattaatgcAAAATCCAACACCAATTTCGCAGTGTCCTCCAAAAAAATGGAGCACGCTGCAAAGTCTGTGAGTGGCGGCGGGTAAGCGCGGATGTTGGcagcttttttatttttattttttgcaatttcattttttaaaaaactcgaAACCATTTAATATAGCGAAGTCTCTTATTTATGTCATCAttaaaaaagtattattttttatgttaaaagtattactttttattataaatatcgatagggttgaccgtctcacagataaaaattcatgagatcgtctcacaagagatctactctaacATGAGACATGAGACTTGAACTCGCTTATCAAAAAATTGAGTTGGAGCACAAGTTAACTAATTTGAAACATAAATAACTTTAAAACTGTAAATTGGtccattatattttaaaaaaaattagataatttatctttcaaaatatttgtactcttttattttttaaaattcctttattttttcaaatggGTTTGTTTAGTTTTCAAGGAAAAAATAAAGTATATATGTCGTtctacttattttttatttttaccataatataattaataagaTGTATactctttttattttattttttaaaaacttctttatttatttaaatatgtattggtttagttttttaagaaaaaaaataaaaaaaggtgTGTATTTGTGTCTATTGACTTTTTTTATTAGCGATAgagttaataaaaaataataataatatttggaataataataataatcaatccgtttaatatttaattttaaaaaacttgaaatatttttttactagtaataatattattattccaaatttcattattatttttaataatcaagttactagtaaaaataaaagaaaaaataaacgGACACACacatctttctttattttttcgaAAACTAGACAAACATATATCTAAATAAATTAaggaatatttttttagaaaaataattagAATAAAATTTTGTCTGAAAGATAAATTacctaatattttaaaaacaaagatTTGGTTTTGAAAAATAGTTGACCGTTtcacatttatttatatttcaaattagtAATAAACTCCTAAAAGTCCCATTATATTAAATAAGGGATGACCCTCAACTcctaaaaggaaaaaaaaatgaaattgcaaaaaataaaataaaatgccaTGAATAAGGacgttatttttaaattaataataaaagagtatgtctcttgtgagatggtctcacgaatatttatctgtgagacgggtcaaccaatCGATAGTCACAATAAAAAGAAATAGTCTTAGCATAAAAACTAATACGTTTTCataaatgatccaaataagatattcgtctcacaaaatacgacatgtgagactgtctcacataagtttttatcATATAAAACACCATAGATAAATAAAAAACTAAGTCGATTTGAAATTATCCAAtataaaaattgaattaaataacTAAGTCGATTTGTGATACcccagggatgaacccatcaagatccggcccaaactcCGCGAGGGCGCGCACTGGCTCGGGCGAGGGTGGAGCGGCGCGCGGCGGTGGCTCGGAGAGGGCGCGCTGGCTCCGACCAAGGTGGGGCGGCGCGCGGCGGCGGGCTAAGGTGACGATGGAGTGGTGGTGAGGCGGCGCTAGGGTTAGCTCGTAGGTGAAGCGTGGCAGGGAAGAGCTGGTATTTTTTGTTGGAGAAATGAGAATGAAGGAGAAAATTTttatgggggcgttgcccccacaCCCCCACGACCTAACCGGACAGGTCGATCTTCGTAATTTTCGCAGCGGTGAACATCGTTCATTAATGGCAAACGAAGTAGATTTTTCTAGTACGGTACATCCTCATCGTCGATAAACCAAGGACAACACaactaatcgaactttgaacctacgattcagttcgactcgggagagGGAGACTGTTGATACcccagggatgaacccatcaagatccggcccaaactcCCGGCCCATATCTAAGGCCCGCAGGTGAATGGCTCATAACAAGctcaggtattctcctataaataccaggtttgagcgtatgattgtagattcaatatattgtttttcagcagcacccttagctgctcccctcaTATATCcccagtctctgacttgagcgtcggaggggctatgcCAGGACACCCttctaacgatcttatttgtgatttcaggctcagggtaatttcaaaacctgcgtctggactaatGACACTTGctgaatcggaccctaaatttttcGTGATTATCAATTTGAAATAATGGATTCGAAACCCAATCCAAATGCACCCAAAGTCATTGATTTTTCATCAAGTGTTCCACGTACAATTGTAATAAATGACAAATTGCATCGCTGTTTTTCGCCAATcattttcttccaaaacttaattataatatcataaattaaatattaacgaTCGGAGTATAAAATCAGTCGCGTGTATTATattaagtttttattttaacaataaaattaaatattttcaccCAATCTACAGAAAAAAGTAGTCATCTTAACGATTGAACTAAAATTTGtcactaaaaaaattaattattttcacCCCAACGTAAAGatgacaaaaatttatgtgagacgatctcatgagtcgtatttaTTAGACGAATCTCTTACTTgggtcattcataaaaaaatattactttttatgctaagagtattactttttattgtgaatatcgatatggttgactcgtctcacagataaagattcgtaaggaCCGTTTCACAAAAGACTTGTGAATTAGATTAATCACGTGAAAACCAatccaataattaattttaaaaaattccactcgaataataaatatttaatgtgAATCAACACAACTGATAACGTAATCGTGGAAAAATAAATTAGGAACCCTCTttaactattattattattatgacgTATAAGCCCGCATTCACTATAATTAGTTACACACTGAGTAAACCATTAATCTAACACAGTAATATATAAATCACGCTGGTCAGATAAATTAAATTGAACAAATCTTGTGTGACAGACTCGCTCGATAAGACGATGATATGAACCCATTTGATATGGTAAAATTAATATCAGtcattgtaataaaaaaaataattcataatttattattcttCTCTCATTAATTAAAGCAATATTAACTCGCATTCtttatatacataatattaacAAGTTATCAATGCCAAcgaaacttaaaataaatttattacaTATCCCTCAATTACTTTAGGACATCTGATCTTAAAAGGTATACAAATCGAACCCAAACACAAGAAAGAaagtaaaaaagaaaaagaaaaaaaaaagatgacaAGAATATTATTAGTAACCCTAATTTTGTTCCTCTCATGCCTTACCTTGTTGAGTGAGAACATAATTGACTTCGATAAACGAATGTTTGCTCGAATCCATAGAAGAATACGAACTGCAGCCAACCTTCCCCTTCTCAAATGGAGCTCTGAGCTGGGTAATGCATCGTTCAATATCGCCATAGAACAAGCCGAAGGGACCTATAGTAAGGACAAGGCCCAAGAAGGAAACATTGAAGGGAAGTTTTGGTTGAGTCGATACTACCAATGCGACGAGAGGAATACGATTAAAGTCATAGAAGCCGCCGTCGATAGTTTCCGTCATGCACAGGGCGAACGCCACCAGCTTTTTTGGCCTCGTACCACATACTTCGGTTGCTCGGACCGTGGGGGATGGGGCGGTACCTGTGGTATAGGGAGTTATACTGATTATATTGTCTGTTTGTATCAGCCACCAATACCTggtataatttaaaaaaatatactcagtatatatatatatatatatttttaaaaggagtggtttttctatatatatatatatatatatatatatatataaaggagAGTCTCCCTATAGTTAAGGTATACATACAATAAATTTGATCATAATGTTACTGAATTTTCGGTACGTTTTGTTTTCTGTTATAATATGAATgctataaattttatataagatTAAAAAACAAATGGAAAAATTATGCAcaaaatatgtaaaaaaaaaaaaagtatgtgataggatcgattaacgtatcaagagtgtttagaaggggggattgaataaacactcacaattaaaactgatcttttcgaattttgagtttagtttggtgacaaactgattctcggaatcttgttggtcaatgacaatcagttaaactaaagtagttgcggaaaataactgactgaaagatataatacgaaactgaaataaagtaggcaagggttgtttctggatgttcggagaatttaattactcctacgtcaccccttctatctcaaggataggatatccactaaaagattttgatcaaatacaagaattgtactgacccacttcagtttggacttaacactgccaaaaactgaaactcttagtattacagaatgttctcagtgcgtatctgatcttagcactatcgaatttcaacgattattacaacttgctaatgagctcaaattgtagccttaactgctacgaatatatcaagtaagattgagctaagattttgacagaatgacagcaagctttttgaatagtgttgactcttttatttcttcagctgttcttctgtcatatttataagcttcttttctccaacggtaacttgagatgaatttgaatatttgtatccgttgatttctacttgattattccttggacattgtttgcttcatttattgtgatgcggcgtcttaattgctttcgccaaaatgcgtttttctaagctgtattgattgaagtgcggcgttgcaatcttctatgtctcttgacggttgattgttctttcccgagatatgttcagttgatgagtgcttagcatacggctgaatatatcaactgatcagtcagttgatttcagttattaagtccagttgctgagttcagtttactcgatcagttggttcgtattttcagttgattcatattttgtcaaacgccggaatttagtttccaacagtatgtctcttgtgagacgatttcacgaatctttatctgtttgatggatcaaccctactgatattcagaataaaaaataatactcttagcataaaaattaatattttttcatggatgacccaaataagatatccgtctcacaaaatacgacccatgagatcgtctcgcacaattttttgacaaaaataaaataatggaagtgaaaatgacataaaatacaaaatattttattaaaaaattgtttgTTTATGATTTGAATTTTATGGATTTCATTCGAAACTCTTGAAACTGAATAAAATTTTACATCCAAAACTATTTATGAAAATTGAGAGTAATTGTGGAAtgttaatatcatttttatccTTTTAATATTCACGTTATGACCCATTTTTTGTTGTCCAGCTGACTCGTTGCTTTGTTTTACTTGATCACACATGTTCTGCCCTTCACTAGTTTAGAATTAGAAGTTCACTataatatgtaaaaaaaaaatttttggggAAATTATACATCCGTATTCGTAACGTATGGATTcaagaattatttttaattttctccACGCACATAACCATGCCACGATTTCGTATATGTTATACAAGAGTATTTCTTTTCACATGCATGATAAGGTCAAAATTTAACCTTCAAATTCTCATAAAAATGGTGAGAGACTCGTGTcggttgattttatgaatgtgTGGGTTTGTTGTAGAGTTTTTGATGTTTTATTCTATTTGTTTGtaagttaaaaataaaagtaattaCATTTGTTTCCATGTGAAATTTGAAATGTCCGTGAAAATTTAGATATTGTGCGTTCGAAAATGTTGTCatgacataaaaaaatttgatgtgTCTCATCATGATGTAAGTACTCCAGAGAAATAACACTAAAACCTAACAAAAAGTAAAGTCAAACGACTAAGATCTAATTTTAACCGATTGGAaggcaaaaaaataaaacaaaatataataaaaaataatattcttagcataaaaagtaatattttttcatgaatgacccagataaaatatccgtctcacaaaatacgacccataagaccgtctcacacaagtttatGCCAAGACTAAATTGACTATTTTCCCTAAAAAACATCTAAAAAGTAATTTTGATATTATGAGCCAGCTTGGCTCATGAACAAGGGCGGAGCCATATTACTTTTCACCCAGGCTGTTGGTTATTCATGTATAGAAATCATTAATTTTTATGAGTTTAATTTAGAAAACAGAACTTATtttaattcagttaataatatttttctaaCTAACTCTAATAATCATGCATGCTAATTTCGGGGAGAATTAATATTATTGGGATATAATCGTCGGGGAGGATAGGCCTTTCTTTctttcatttgtttttttttttaaagacaaacaaaaaacaaaatgaaGTATTTAATTGAATTCGAATCAACTATCGATGATTTTCTCACATCAAGTGCGAGCATTAATTTATTGACTTCATAAATAAGGCTGtctgagtcaaaagtcatattgtgaatattttgttttttttcagtaaaatatattatgttatcaAAATTTCATTTTAGCCCTATTTCTTTTACAATGTTAATCATTTTTTATCAAAAATATTGATATAGTACTAGACATGTCAGTATCACATCAGTGTCGTATCAACGTAACATCGAGAAATGACTGAAATTGTCAAAAAAATATAACAGATTaagtttgaaatttaaaatagaaTACCAAATTCTTATTGAGATAATATGACCAAAAATGTAAAGATCGTGATTTCTGAAGAAGATTTTTCTAATTTTGTGCATGGGTAAATATGAAAAACATTCTATCCAAGATCCGAAgtacaaaaactatatataaaaattcaattaatttcaTCACGATactacaaaattaaataaaatagtaaTGTAATCCTTAAATGAATAAACATGTTTTTTCATCAATCCCCAAAACTTATGGACAACAAAACCTCCCTGCAGTGTTATGAAATCTGTGATATATTAAGAATAATATATATCTTTAATATAAACGAAAACTTCTTGTCCACCTGGCCTCGTGATTAATCCAACTTCTGTTCTCATTTCGAATTCTCATAGCAAAGAATAAACAACAAATTTATTACAATCAGAACTGAACGATGAACTAGAGTTGGCGGTGGAGTTGGACCTCGCCACATGTGTAAGCTGATCATGTGTTATGCCGCCATGGAAACATGAGGACTCACGGTGGTCAGGCTGGCGGAGCAACGCGTGGTGATGGTCATCAACGGCGGATGGAGGGTGGTAGTACATGCGAGCAGTTTGAGGGCAGTGAGAATGAAACCTGGCCGCTATTCTAACCCCTGCATCTAGAATCTCCACGTATTTTCCCATCGAAGAACACTAAACTATGTGAGAGTTTCCTGTTTGGTGGAGATGGGGAGACTTGTGTCTTTGTAAGTTGCAGTTCTAGCAAGCATTTATATGGACTCTTAATTCGGTGTTGAACTTCAGTTTTTTTGACTAATTAATTACGGATTGACTTGTGAGCGACTCTGTCAAATATGGCCTTTTTTCGTTAGGTGTAGGCGTGTAGCTAGGTGGCAACAGTGGGAATAGACTGGTCAAcaatatatattggaaatgtCTAGCCCCAGGTTCTTGGTCCTTTATGCATAATGTGGAACCAgtccatgatatgattgaacATACATAAGATATGCATTATTCCTAAAATTCATATGATACCTGGTGTTAGATACTCTAattcatatattaatttatcaattttatgatGTCTTATATTCGATATATTTTATGACAATTTCGATATGTTGTACACTCACCGTGTACATTTATGCGAGAACCGTGAGATGACACTTACCTATTAGATGtataatttttctttatttcatcaCATCTAATAGGTGAGTAACATCTCATGGTTGCTATCCTTACCAAAAGTTGAAGGGTAGGAataaattttagttattttaggGGGTCGACAAGTTATGAACTCCTAGCCGATAAAATATGGAAAGGCAATAAATAACGTAATAAAGAATGTTGAGTTGTCCAGAAAAATGTACCACTAATAGTTGGCTTAGGACGTTTAAtttgctattatttaaataatttttgaagCACTTGGTTTTGGGGTTGTCCATTCTTAACAGCAAAAGCCAGGTAAATTAATTACTATTTACTAGTTCAAGGGACTTTGGGCATAGTCAGATGAAAGGGCTTTTTGTGCATCTGAAAACGGACTTACAAGCTAATTAATAAAAGTCAAATATTATTtcctaataaataaatatgctTGCTTAGAAAAACGATAGGGAAATACTATTTATAtcgcattattttattttttaaaaaaggtcaTATTAGATATAtaattcttaaattaaattaaaaactaaaagataaataaaaatttgtagaattaataacatattttttttaaaaaaacataaattttatggattcaattaaaaatgtaaaaaagaaaaagaaacgaAAACATGTTTAAAAACAAGCTTAGCATTTTTTTCCCTAATAATACACCTGGAATAAATAATCACCCTCAAATTATTTTTAAGAAAACAGTTCATAATTTTTTGCCCACAAAATTATTTCGTACTTACAAAGTCGTGGAGCCACGTGAAATTTGAAGGGTTCCATCTCTCCAAAtccaattaaaatattttcctcctATATAAATTAAACATAATCTAAAATGCTGTAAACAAATATAATTTAAGTAATATAAATATACAACTCGATTAGTTAAAATTGACTAAATATACAGTTCGATTCAAGCTCGAGTCTCGCTGATTGCATAtagtttttgaatttattcaggtagatttatttatttctttgcCCAAAATAAACAAATCTCGAGACCACGCTCAAGTCTCGTCGATAGTGTGAAcaactatattatatttttatagtcTGAAATAATATTATACTTGAACTTTAAAAAATAGATAAATAGAGCTTCTCACATTAGATTATGTATAAATTAATTCATCCTGGACTACATAAGATAATACATTTAGATGGATGAATATGAAATCCAtaattttgattatatttttattataaacaataaaaaaatgatgaaatatTAAATCTGTACTTAACatgaataatataaaacatgtaaGAGTTGGATTCGAAGTTTATGATCTTTCTACTCTAAaactataaaaatatatttgaaatcaatgaatttgaaatccatcaatcaaaacacaacctataTCATATTATTTGAAATATGGTATAGAACATAACGTGTGAATTTTATGattctgtatcatatgataattCTTTTAGAACAACAATTATAAATGAATAGAGTATATATACATGgctgatattattatatactcTTCTAcatcatattttttttccaaGTAAAAATGTGCAGAATTATTCCTATATATAGACAGAATTGGTACGTACCATTTTGTGATAAATTGGTGGGTTATAACTTGTAGAACCGTGTAAGCTATCATGCTATCTGAGGAATGATGCAAAAGATCAATAACTGAATATGCATAAGACAAGAGCAAATAGACAAGTAACCTGTTAATTAGCGAGGGATCCAAATTTCAGATTAcacattttattatattttgaaattaaagtTAGATTTTTTTACTTAAAAATGAATATCCACCTATTTACAGCTACATGCTGGATAAACTATTGCTGGCTCGAGTAGTTTCTTGAAACCAATTAGTtagattaaatttaattttataattttattgacatcaaatgatcataaagtttTGATTCTGCATTATTACCTTGTAAATATAAGGATCTCTGCGACCTCCAGCTCCATATCTCTTTACTTCCTCTTGTTTCAGCAACCTAGATCAAGAACAGGTTTTGTTAGTTTTGGAATATAGTATTCATTTAAGCCGAAGGACTTGATATTCCGGAATTTGGGCCTTGGGGATTAGATATCTTAAGAAAACATATTAATTTTCTCCTGCGAACAAAAAGGGCATGTGGTCATTGTTGAAACACTTTATCCCAGAAACTCGAAATTATAAGACATTGTTCAATGATAATTTTATAGTTTATTATGCCTTGACCCAGAATTTTTATCCAAGACGTATGAATCAGACACTAGCCTACCAAGACTAACTCAATCAAATAATGAGAGCAGATTTATATCGAAAAagccatttttaaaaataaaaatagaaataaaattCACCCATATAAGTGAGAAATTCTTGTGTAGAATAAAAACGTTTCATCCCAACTCTCGCATAAAAAGTGACAAATAAGGCAGTGAGGTATGATAATTACGTTCTCAAGGCTTTGCTGGTGGAGGGGCTATCACCGAGCAACTGGCGAATTTTCACTTCAGAAGCGTTCCCTTTAGACAAGATTCTCAGTATGGCCTCAGCTTGGTGTTCCATATGAGTAGAAACAACTGGCTTCCTCACCTTCTTGATGGCTTTACTTTCGGTACTGTGACTTTGAATGCTTGGGTTACTTGACAAGCACGATGAAGCATCGGCTGATGTTATGCCCGAAGCACAGTCGGATGATGTTGCTGGCTTGATGGAAGTCAGTTTTAGGTCATCAGATACCCAGATGCTCTTTGAGCGTTTCTTTCGAGCTACCTGAGCATTTGTGGAATCATCAAGGGAAAAACATTTGAAACACTGTTAAAATTAGGATAAATAACTACACGCGCAAATGTGAAATATGGTGGGTCCTACTGGGTTACTTAGTTGGAAGAATAATCTTCAAATTCGGTGAATGTTTCTCATTATCTGTGGAGCTAGATACAGAGATGTCAAAATCCAAATAAACAATATGTTTCTGTCATTATTTTATGTTACTCAACTTTATTCAACAAATAGCAGTAAGCAGCGTCCTGTTTTACCCCCATATCTCAGCTGCAAATGAAATTTGATCACAGATCTACAGATCCGTTTTAAACAAAAATGAAGAAGTATGAAATTCCCAATTCCAGACACAAAAATATGGATACAGAAACACTCTGTAACATCCAGTTATTAAAAAAATGGCTAAACAACTGATCACTATGTCAATAACGGCATAAATTAACTCAAAGAGGGGCGATATTTAGAGTAAGAGAATGAACAACGGCTGAGATATTTTCTCAAGGAAAAAAATATCAGGGGAACAATTTATTGACCAATAACCGCGAGTTTCAGCTTTTTACATAAAAACAGGGTGTTTCTTAAATCTGAATCAACTACTAAAACAATTAGTAGCTTAGTCAAAATTCACAGCAGATTTTCGGTCGTTACATAGTATTCAAACATACTCAAACCAGTTATTTGTAGCTCACAGTAAGATTTACATGTATTCATAACTAAATCAACAGACCGATCAGTCGATTACCTTTAGCTTAAGCTCATGACGAAACCGAGGCACAGATATGACCACAGACGTTTTTTCATCTACACTCGTCTCTGAACTCCACGATCCGTTGCTTGATTTCGAGACGGAAAATCTCGAATTCTCTAAGCTTTCTGGACTGCTGAAGTCGTTAATCATATCcctgaaattataaaaaaaacaataattattGATGTAGGGAACTTAATCAAAATGGCGGAAGTATAAATGGTAGCGGGAATGGAATCTTACTTCGGGGGGAGGGAGGAGAGGAGGAGAAGGACGGAGGCGACCGTTCGTTCGAGATTTGAAGGAAATGAAGCTTGTTTTGTCTTCGAGACCATGCTTTTGTTCCCTTAAAATGGCG contains the following coding sequences:
- the LOC142505889 gene encoding uncharacterized protein LOC142505889; amino-acid sequence: MVSKTKQASFPSNLERTVASVLLLLSSLPPKDMINDFSSPESLENSRFSVSKSSNGSWSSETSVDEKTSVVISVPRFRHELKLKVARKKRSKSIWVSDDLKLTSIKPATSSDCASGITSADASSCLSSNPSIQSHSTESKAIKKVRKPVVSTHMEHQAEAILRILSKGNASEVKIRQLLGDSPSTSKALRTLLKQEEVKRYGAGGRRDPYIYKIA